In Microtus pennsylvanicus isolate mMicPen1 chromosome 12, mMicPen1.hap1, whole genome shotgun sequence, the following proteins share a genomic window:
- the LOC142832374 gene encoding uncharacterized protein LOC142832374 produces the protein MNKPQTHVRNVAINTFAIEPPCIVIQPAEIFSIRNRTLYKMQKLKRRRCDVRLHIFIKDVSWCALLPVLLLHFIYHLHWESSRWSKLLQSGEGGKVPPLRPPAQVRAHSQGTGQWEASEGPCESPVAGPSPRPETHPPLVPTGRTRSRWPGRQARPNGGRLTQPPSNAAEPGRPAPPPPPLSSGRPRRPRIPAPGAPGRKHPGAAPSTWAARAGAASGAACSPSPAALPPPGAARCPPAGDSAPRGQAGAALPRLGGRARGESPGWAGGGTVPGARTPRLSASRGASGLAQCSGSGLCRLDRAPACGRRKRKQSRFEHTNRKEHCKNILQSDRGKNA, from the exons ATGAATAAGCCCCAGACTCATGTCCGCAATGTAGCTATTAATACATTTGCAATTGAACCTCCATGTATTGTAATTCAACCAGCTGAAATATTTTCCATCAGGAATCGAACATTATATAAAATGCAGAAATTAAA GCGCCGACGCTGTGACGTCCGTCTTCACATCTTCATTAAGGATGTCTCATGGTGCGCTCTCTTGCCGGTCCTGCTCTTGCATTTCATCTACCATTTACACTG GGAAAGTTCTCGGTGGAGTAAGCTTCTGCAATCAGGAGAAGGCGGCAAGGTTCCGCCCCTTCGGCCACCAGCCCAGGTCAGAGCGCACAGCCAGGGCACCGGGCAGTGGGAGGCCAGCGAGGGTCCCTGCGAGAGCCCGGTGGCGGGTCCGAGCCCACGACCCGAGACACACCCTCCCCTGGTCCCCACTGGGCGGACGCGCTCCAGGTGGCCTGGGAGGCAGGCGCGGCCAAACGGCGGCAGGCTGACTCAGCCGCCCAGCAATGCTGCGGAACCGGGACGGCCTGCCCCGCCGCCCCCGCCGCTGAGCTCGGGCCGCCCCCGCCGGCCGCGGATCCCCGCCCCCGGGGCCCCGGGGAGGAAGCACCCGGGCGCGGCGCCGAGCACCTGGGCGGCCCGGGCGGGCGCGGCTTCCGGGGCTGCGTGCTCGCCGAGCCCAGCCGCGCTCCCGCCTCCAGGTGCGGCGCGGTGTCCGCCCGCCGGTGACAGCGCCCCACGGGGACAAGCCGGCGCTGCGCTGCCCAGGCTAGGCGGCCGCGCGCGAGGCGAGTCCCCGGGGTGGGCTGGCGGCGGTACGGTCCCGGGTGCGAGAACGCCTCGCCTTTCCGCGTCGCGCGGCGCTTCGGGGCTCGCGCAGTGCTCGGGCTCTGGATTGTGTCGCTTGGATCGTGCTCCCGCGTGTGGGCGTCGGAAAAGAAAGCAGAGCCG